One part of the Olleya sp. YS genome encodes these proteins:
- a CDS encoding sugar transferase produces MTDTSGIHFEISERKILLRLFDLLFVGLSLFVVSTFFEFDYFRVYDQHWAWFIVLALYISVFGTVLELYDLQKSSRLETVLGTVLLTTSVTVLFYLLTPFFTPSLPENRLQILYFYLAILFGLYLWRWAYITFISSPRFFKKVLLVGETSNIKSIIDAFANADPNYKIVGFINCETEKTDAVKFKGLKEYEPTAMHQIIKDESISEVVVASYNSENITPSIYSDLITLLEKGFPIKEYTQVYEDITYRVPVQFVGKDFYKYFPFSRNNKNKLYLTYRRLFDVVLSIIGLIIGTLLLPIVLLGNLIGNRGALFYTQERVGKNGVPFKIYKFRTMVKNAETKGAVWATKNDSRITAFGKFLRVSRFDEFPQFINILKGDMSLIGPRPERPYFVDELSQVIPFYETRHIVKPGLTGWAQVKARYGSSIDDSLLKLQYDLYYIKHRSFLLDINIIVKTLSTVIFFRGQ; encoded by the coding sequence ATGACAGATACTAGTGGCATTCACTTTGAAATTTCTGAACGTAAAATTTTATTACGTTTGTTTGATTTGCTTTTTGTTGGTTTGTCTTTGTTTGTAGTTAGTACTTTTTTTGAATTTGATTATTTTAGAGTCTATGATCAACATTGGGCTTGGTTTATTGTACTTGCATTGTATATCTCTGTATTTGGAACAGTTCTAGAATTATACGATTTACAAAAATCTAGTCGGTTAGAGACCGTTTTGGGTACTGTTTTATTAACCACATCAGTAACTGTTTTATTTTATTTACTAACCCCATTTTTTACGCCTTCTTTACCAGAAAATAGATTGCAAATTTTATATTTTTATTTAGCCATATTATTTGGGTTATACCTTTGGCGTTGGGCTTACATTACTTTTATTTCATCACCACGATTTTTTAAAAAGGTGTTATTGGTTGGCGAAACGTCAAATATAAAAAGTATTATCGATGCTTTTGCTAATGCAGATCCTAACTATAAAATAGTTGGTTTTATAAATTGTGAAACCGAAAAAACTGATGCTGTAAAATTTAAAGGTTTAAAAGAATATGAGCCTACAGCAATGCATCAAATTATTAAGGATGAGAGTATTTCTGAAGTGGTTGTAGCAAGTTATAATTCTGAAAACATTACACCTTCCATCTATTCAGATTTAATCACACTATTAGAAAAAGGATTCCCAATTAAAGAATATACTCAGGTATATGAAGATATTACATATCGTGTCCCTGTACAGTTTGTAGGTAAAGACTTTTATAAATATTTTCCATTTAGTCGAAATAATAAAAATAAACTGTACTTAACATATAGACGGTTATTTGATGTTGTATTATCCATTATTGGTTTGATTATTGGTACTTTGTTGTTACCAATAGTGTTACTAGGAAACCTTATTGGAAATAGAGGAGCTTTATTTTACACTCAAGAACGTGTTGGTAAAAACGGAGTACCATTTAAAATCTATAAGTTTAGAACTATGGTTAAAAATGCTGAAACTAAAGGTGCGGTTTGGGCTACCAAAAATGATAGTCGGATTACTGCTTTTGGGAAGTTTTTGCGTGTCTCTCGTTTTGATGAATTTCCTCAATTTATAAATATTCTAAAAGGAGATATGAGTTTGATTGGACCACGTCCAGAACGACCATATTTTGTGGACGAGTTATCTCAAGTCATTCCATTTTATGAGACAAGACACATTGTAAAACCTGGACTTACAGGTTGGGCTCAAGTAAAAGCACGTTATGGTTCAAGTATAGATGATAGTTTGTTAAAACTTCAATACGATTTGTATTACATCAAACACCGTAGTTTTTTATTGGACATTAATATTATTGTTAAAACTTTAAGCACAGTAATCTTTTTTAGAGGACAATAA
- a CDS encoding DUF4105 domain-containing protein: MTLVLRLFFLFLVSTSFSQTLPLSEDSTVSVITFGPGSNLNDAFGHNAIRIKSRFFDRAYDFGRYNFDDPNFYLNFAQGKLKYLQGKTNYQGFITSYINDDRTIIEQQLNLTTSQKQQLYNYLEANYKKNEGAYLYDFFYDNCATKIRDIIETTLNGNLNYNLPKDYKDQTFRTLIDKHLHWNTWGSFGIDIALGSIIDREATPREQLFLPEKIYQFFEVATLKNSGEKLVSNTKVIYTKEGVNENKQANFLISPLFTILIISAIIIFLTYKDFKNKKRTKWLDLIVFILTGLVGLVLFLLWFATDHTGTAYNYNLLWAFPLSLFCVLQLLKVNPKKWFIGYIKFLILMLCLMSLHWTIGVQRFAPALIPLVFTLSVRYVFLLNYFKKTA, encoded by the coding sequence ATGACCTTAGTATTACGTTTATTCTTTTTATTTCTAGTTTCTACCAGTTTTTCTCAAACATTACCTTTATCTGAAGATAGTACTGTTAGTGTCATAACTTTTGGTCCAGGTAGCAATTTAAATGATGCTTTTGGACATAATGCTATCCGTATTAAATCTCGTTTTTTTGATAGAGCTTATGACTTTGGTCGATATAACTTTGATGACCCAAATTTTTATCTAAATTTTGCTCAAGGGAAATTAAAATATCTTCAAGGAAAAACAAACTATCAAGGTTTCATTACTTCATACATCAATGATGACAGAACTATTATAGAACAACAATTAAATCTAACAACTTCACAAAAACAACAATTATATAATTACTTAGAAGCCAACTATAAGAAAAATGAAGGCGCCTATTTATATGACTTTTTTTATGATAATTGTGCTACCAAAATTAGAGATATAATTGAAACGACTTTAAACGGAAATTTAAATTACAATTTACCTAAAGACTACAAAGACCAAACATTTAGGACATTAATTGATAAACACCTACATTGGAATACTTGGGGAAGTTTTGGAATTGACATTGCACTTGGTTCCATAATTGACAGAGAGGCTACTCCTAGAGAACAGCTATTTTTACCTGAAAAAATTTATCAATTTTTTGAAGTTGCGACTTTAAAAAATTCTGGAGAAAAATTAGTTAGCAACACCAAGGTTATTTACACTAAAGAAGGAGTTAATGAAAACAAGCAAGCCAATTTTTTAATAAGCCCTCTATTTACAATATTGATAATTTCTGCAATTATTATTTTTTTAACTTACAAAGACTTTAAAAACAAAAAAAGAACTAAATGGTTAGATCTTATTGTTTTTATATTAACTGGATTGGTTGGATTGGTTTTATTTTTATTGTGGTTTGCTACGGATCACACAGGTACAGCTTATAACTATAATTTATTATGGGCTTTTCCTTTAAGTTTATTTTGCGTGTTACAATTATTAAAAGTCAATCCTAAAAAATGGTTTATTGGGTATATTAAATTTTTGATTTTAATGCTATGTCTAATGTCATTACATTGGACTATTGGTGTGCAACGCTTTGCTCCTGCTTTAATTCCTTTAGTATTTACTCTGTCTGTTAGATATGTGTTTTTGTTGAATTATTTCAAGAAAACTGCATAG